Below is a genomic region from Carassius auratus strain Wakin chromosome 2, ASM336829v1, whole genome shotgun sequence.
TCTGCCCCCATGAGGCCATATCCTTCTAATATATTTGTCTATTGTTGAAAACGCTGTGTGTTAGTGTAAAACTGAAACCAAACTTCTGTCAGACCTGTCTCAGCTCCTGTGCCTCTGCTTCAGTCACAGTGGGCTGAAGCACATGAAGCTGCAGTTGTGTCAGTTCACCAGCAGACAGCTCCACTGTCCCCTCCATGTCCTGCCCGTGACCTGAAGCCACACAGAAGGAGCTCTTATATTTCCTTGAATTTGATATTTAGATTAGAAGACAATGCTGCTAAACATTAACCAAGCAGCCTACAGAGGGAACTGTCTGGTGTTTTAATGAGCTGCAGTAGATGTTGGAGCGGGACTGCCACCATGTGGTAGAAATACCTCATGACTTTCAGTGTAAAAAATCAAGGATACAAATTTATCGAGTTAATGGGCCTGTAGTTTCATATAAAGTTTAATCATGTTTAGATTTAGTTGCTGTGCTTgcactgtatttatattttaaatattctctTTATTTTTACCTTATGCCACTTGGGTCATTCAGATCAACCAAATATCAGAAACTTACACAGACACAATGTTTGATTTTGTTActaaatatactaatatatatatatatcttttgtgGGTAATTGTTCAGCCAGACCTGGTGTGTGATTATTAGTATGCAACAAATCCGGTGTAAATGATgtgcaattaattagattaaacattttaattgattgacagccctaatttataGTAGAACGTTCAGTATTACTCAGAGGTCTGGTTTCAAGTGCAATTTATTTGAAGTGATGttgttttatataatgttattttgtatAAACGATAAATCCCTTTTGATATTTGTACAGGCCACCACAATGATTTTCTATCCGAGTTAGTGTTGAATGCAGTTAGAGTCTTAATTGTAGGCTATATTAACAAGTGTAGATATAGATagtgaaaaagatgcattgagaTTGACATTTACTCGGGATTAAAAGACTAACAACTGAGACTTTAGACTTCATTTGTAACATATTGAAATTCTGCTGCAGAGCAATGATACTCTGCTCTCTTTCCATTCATAACCCATccataattttaattcaaatgtcTCAAGTTATTTCCCATGTGTtatataatttacttttatttagattaaaataaaagctgGCATTGAAGTTCTTAAATGAAATAAGACTGTCAAAACAAGTGTACCTGCACTCCAAATGTTTCCTCCACCCTCTGGGCTTCCTGGTGTGGTTGCCGAAGTTGCCTGAAATGCTGCATAGTCACGTGTGATCACAACTTTCTTCTTATACTGCATCTCCAGTACAGACAAAGCTTCAGTCATCCTGGCCGAGAGAATTCGGAAACAGATGTCAGGTTTCCCGATGAAGCGCTGCCGAACACTGATCTCGTAGGGGCTGTGCACATAGACATCATCCACCTCTTCCTTCTCAAAGCAATGGAGGAGCTGTCCGTTTGCATCTCGAACCTCCAGAGAGGAGACCAACACTATCAAGCTACCTGGTTTCATGGTTCCAGAGCTTCCAACATGGGAGACAATAGCTGGAATGCTGGTTATGACTTTGTGGCCTTTGCCTGAACCTTTAGCACAGGCTGCTTTGGCCGCTGCCTCAGACTTAGCCTGCTGGTGGCTCTTCCATGGCAGCTTGCCAAAAGGCCACCAAGAAGGACACTCAAGTTCAGAGAGAAGTCTgcacaaaagagagaaaaatatggCATCATTTAATTAAgtcattaagtcatcattaagtAAATCAATCAGTGGGTGTTCTTGACATCCCAATGAATataatttacatgtattaatttagcagacacttgaCTGATTACAAATGAATAATGCAACAAACTAAATTTTGAAATGGCTAAACTATGAAAGGCCATAATATCGAGAAGCTCTGAGATTATTGGACCTGTTAATTTCCTATTTTCTTGTTTATGtccatatgtaaaaaaaaaaaaaatgacctcaatgaactccttatttgctgcttattaatagtttataaggtagttgttaagtttagggtactgggtaggattatggatgtcatgcattaaatgtactttataagcactaataaacagcaaatatgttaataatagacatgctaataagcaactagttattagtgagaattggaccctatactaaagtgttaccaaaaaagtaaaaaaaaaaaaaatatctgcaaagcTGTCAGCTtggaagggtttttttttttttttttttttgaagaaaaacacattagagcgacaaataaacataaatgaattAGAACATATAAAGTGGGACATGCTTGAtattaaaaggatttattataAAGCAAAATATTCCATTAAAGCTCTAATTAAAATTTGAAGCAGCATTCATATCTCTAGTAAATGTTATGTATCACAGGAGCAAAACCTACTTATCTGCCACGCTCAGGTCTGATTCTATGTTGTCCAGGCCCTGAATCATGTTGTCAAACTGCTCTCCCTGGTGGTCCAGGACTTTTCCAGTGTCCTCCAGCCTCCGCTGGGCTCCAGATATCAGGCTGATCAGCTCCTGGCCCTTACTGAGAGCAGCCTCAGCTCCACGGGGCTCTGTGGGTGACAGCAGCCGCTCCCTCCAGAAGTGCTCTAGCACGTGGTAAACCGCAGTACGGCAAGGCTTGAGAGAGCCAAACCAGTGCTTGGTGTTTCCCTGCTCCAACACAGTAAGAGCACTGAAAATGAAGCCGGAGGTCTCCATCTTGATCTCCATGATGCGGGAGAGCCTCAGGCTGATCAGATTCTCCTGATTCGGCTCGGAGTTGAAGCGAAGGGTTGTGCGAGTTAAGGAGAGGATGCCGCTGGCCCAGCGTTTCTCGCTGTTGATGTAATAAGAGCCAGGCCAGCTATGGATGGATGCCTCCTGGCTCATCTTTTTCTGATGATTTGGCACAGCTGCCCTGACTTAGGGAGCCCACCTGCCAAGAGAGTGGTGTAAACCGAAAATTAATAAGCAGTCATCAGCCACTTTTATTTACATCAACTGACTTCCTTTAGAGGAACACAAAAACAGAAGGCACAGAAAGAATCTAAGGGAGTCAATGGATTTAAGATTACATTGATTAATATATtataagattagattagattcaactttattgtcattgcacatgtaaggtacaggGCAATGAAATGcggttagcatctaaccagaagtgcaataagcagtaagtacaggataTACAGTGTCAACAATACgttacaaatgtataataaatatacagataaggcagtactatggacataatttacagattttaaatactagtatcagcatgatatacagataggtgtactatgaatatatgaatatcaTACTCTAGTGCAATGTACATCATGCTTCACATCTTTCGTTTTTATTGAAGAACATGCATTTAATAAACTGTGGATAATGAATCCAATTTctgatttaaatcattatttaaaaaccttttgcatttatttttcacgTGGTAGTGACAGTAGATGCTGGTGTGGCTGGCAATACGTGATATACGCAAAACAAACACCGCGGAGATCATTTAATGTCATACCTTTGAGGATGATATTGACTTGATAGTGACAGCTACAGCAGGGTGTGACGGGTTTCACGCATTAAATAATCATTTACCTTCGCATCGTAGTCAGTTTATTTATTGTTCCAACTCACTGTTTCCCATTAAAGTTTAATACAACGCCCTCAATAAGAAAGTAAAAACATCAGACTCTGTTTCTATGCCACGTAGCAGCGAATGTAAACAAGACTGAACCAAAAGACTGAGTGTTTTAGTGCGCTCATGTTTACACTCCGATGTGCAAACATAATTTATAAAAGGTTCCGCAAATCTGGCGGTGGTGCATTATATATGTCTAGTTAAGGACacagtcttttatttatttaaaggtaatTTACAGAGATTTAATTAACTTGCTTTATTGTGTTAGACAGCTCATTTTTTAGGCACGAAGATGAGCAAATCATTGAGTAGGTGTGCACACGTTTCTTTTCCGGTGGGCAACTGGGTATCGTAGACATGTTCCAAAGTCAGCGCAgaaaatatggaaaaatataATCGCCTCGTATAGATATTTCAATAACACGTAAACTTGACGTTGAACCGTCGATACATTAACTTTTTAAGTTGGTTTAAAATAACTAACATTACGCAAACCTGTCATCATCAGGGAACCATGAGGCTGTTAAAATGTGTTgtagccggcagccatatcaccctggagtttcccactgaagctaagcagggttgagcctggtcagtacctggatgggagacctcctgagaaagctaggttgctgctggaagaggtgctagtgaggccagcagggggtgctcaccctgtggtctgtgtgggtcctagcgccccattgtagtgatggggacgctatactgtcaacgagcaccgtccttcggatgagacgttaaaccgaggtcctgactctctgtggtcattaaaaatcccaggatgtctttcga
It encodes:
- the LOC113038678 gene encoding synaptosomal-associated protein 47-like isoform X2, with translation MSQEASIHSWPGSYYINSEKRWASGILSLTRTTLRFNSEPNQENLISLRLSRIMEIKMETSGFIFSALTVLEQGNTKHWFGSLKPCRTAVYHVLEHFWRERLLSPTEPRGAEAALSKGQELISLISGAQRRLEDTGKVLDHQGEQFDNMIQGLDNIESDLSVADKLLSELECPSWWPFGKLPWKSHQQAKSEAAAKAACAKGSGKGHKVITSIPAIVSHVGSSGTMKPGSLIVLVSSLEVRDANGQLLHCFEKEEVDDVYVHSPYEISVRQRFIGKPDICFRILSARMTEALSVLEMQYKKKVVITRDYAAFQATSATTPGSPEGGGNIWSADAPAAEDSSSGG
- the LOC113038678 gene encoding synaptosomal-associated protein 47-like isoform X1 produces the protein MSQEASIHSWPGSYYINSEKRWASGILSLTRTTLRFNSEPNQENLISLRLSRIMEIKMETSGFIFSALTVLEQGNTKHWFGSLKPCRTAVYHVLEHFWRERLLSPTEPRGAEAALSKGQELISLISGAQRRLEDTGKVLDHQGEQFDNMIQGLDNIESDLSVADKLLSELECPSWWPFGKLPWKSHQQAKSEAAAKAACAKGSGKGHKVITSIPAIVSHVGSSGTMKPGSLIVLVSSLEVRDANGQLLHCFEKEEVDDVYVHSPYEISVRQRFIGKPDICFRILSARMTEALSVLEMQYKKKVVITRDYAAFQATSATTPGSPEGGGNIWSAGHGQDMEGTVELSAGELTQLQLHVLQPTVTEAEAQELRQMLQQLKTLALEAETELERQDEALDVLSCSADRTTMNINRHTRRMRKLL